Proteins from a genomic interval of Paenibacillus sp. FSL R5-0623:
- a CDS encoding GlsB/YeaQ/YmgE family stress response membrane protein, protein MDLLWVLIVGGLIGWLSGNLIGRDVPGGVLGNIIAGFIGSWLGTELLGPRGPVIGGFHIIPAIVGSIIALLIFFALARGGAFRRR, encoded by the coding sequence ATGGATCTGCTCTGGGTGCTCATTGTTGGTGGACTTATTGGCTGGTTAAGCGGCAACTTGATTGGGCGGGACGTACCGGGCGGTGTACTTGGGAACATTATTGCGGGTTTTATCGGTTCTTGGTTAGGAACGGAATTGCTGGGACCAAGGGGGCCGGTGATTGGTGGATTTCATATTATTCCCGCCATCGTTGGCTCGATTATTGCCCTGCTCATCTTCTTTGCTCTGGCACGCGGCGGAGCCTTCCGAAGACGTTAA
- a CDS encoding FAD-dependent monooxygenase: protein MKTVHSFVDVLIVGAGPTGLTLACDLARRNVDHRIIERSSLFNVASRAKAIQPRSLEVVDDLEAVRYIMDTGVVDLPVRYYTADGRSVDKPAITVAVSPELETPYRDPVWIAQYDVEKALRDRYAVLGGQVELGMEAIRLVQDEDGVTITVNSPQGEEQIRARYVVGADGGKSNIRKFVHLPLVGETHDHERWYLGDVRLEGLDRDRIHIWTSSEGMVGVTPLPKSDIWQLQATIPEDIEEPEQPSLEAYQAMFDRRAGAGRVRLMDASWLSIYRVNVRMVECYRNGRVFLAGDAAHVHSPAGSQGMNTGMQDAYNLGWKLGAVMRGADTALLDTYDEERRPVAQSVLEDSTKKMGVVIGTATEGGGLSQTLSTISDDLTSGLLISYRSSSLTRHPARTNATRSFPGDRAPNARGLQGTGFAGSLFDLLRGPHWTLLAFANSIDPSLMNFTNNELHMHCILPSNMEGAAEGLIDTAGNAYRIYDVTNKELILIRPDGYIAMRTSIDDTSSISNYLIPYIGQTDLDKASGK from the coding sequence ATGAAAACCGTGCATTCTTTTGTTGATGTTCTCATTGTTGGGGCCGGACCAACAGGGCTTACACTTGCCTGTGACCTTGCCCGTCGAAACGTGGACCATCGTATTATTGAACGAAGCTCCTTATTTAACGTTGCTTCTCGCGCCAAAGCAATCCAGCCCCGCTCCCTTGAGGTTGTTGATGATTTGGAGGCCGTTCGTTACATTATGGACACAGGTGTTGTGGATTTGCCTGTTCGTTATTATACCGCAGATGGCAGGAGTGTGGACAAGCCGGCTATTACCGTTGCAGTCAGCCCCGAACTTGAAACACCCTATCGTGATCCGGTTTGGATTGCTCAATATGATGTGGAAAAAGCATTGCGCGACCGATATGCAGTGCTTGGCGGTCAAGTTGAGTTGGGCATGGAAGCCATAAGGCTTGTTCAGGATGAGGATGGTGTAACGATAACCGTGAATTCACCACAAGGAGAAGAGCAAATTCGCGCTCGTTATGTAGTCGGCGCTGACGGAGGCAAAAGCAATATCCGCAAATTTGTTCACTTACCGTTGGTTGGGGAAACACACGATCATGAGCGATGGTATCTTGGCGATGTACGATTGGAAGGGTTAGATCGTGACCGTATCCATATCTGGACTTCTTCGGAGGGGATGGTCGGGGTGACGCCGCTGCCAAAATCCGATATTTGGCAACTGCAGGCTACAATTCCGGAAGACATCGAAGAACCAGAGCAGCCGTCGCTAGAGGCGTATCAAGCCATGTTTGACCGTCGCGCCGGGGCCGGACGTGTTCGGCTCATGGATGCTTCCTGGCTGTCCATCTATCGGGTCAACGTTCGTATGGTCGAATGTTACCGCAACGGCCGGGTCTTCCTTGCCGGCGATGCTGCTCATGTTCATTCGCCGGCCGGTAGTCAAGGCATGAATACGGGGATGCAGGACGCGTACAATCTCGGCTGGAAGCTGGGGGCTGTGATGCGGGGAGCGGACACCGCCTTACTCGACACGTACGATGAGGAGCGCCGCCCTGTGGCTCAATCTGTTCTTGAGGACAGCACGAAGAAGATGGGAGTGGTCATAGGAACGGCGACTGAAGGCGGAGGGTTGTCCCAAACTTTGAGCACCATATCCGACGATCTGACGAGTGGGCTACTCATTTCCTATCGCTCAAGTTCGCTTACCCGTCATCCTGCTCGAACAAATGCTACCCGTTCATTTCCTGGGGATCGTGCTCCTAATGCTAGGGGCCTGCAAGGCACGGGATTTGCAGGAAGTCTCTTTGACCTATTGCGAGGCCCACACTGGACGCTTTTGGCTTTTGCAAACAGCATCGATCCTTCGCTAATGAACTTCACCAACAACGAACTCCATATGCATTGTATCCTGCCATCCAACATGGAGGGGGCGGCGGAAGGTTTAATAGACACAGCAGGTAATGCCTATCGAATTTACGATGTAACAAATAAAGAACTCATATTGATTCGTCCCGACGGTTACATTGCAATGCGTACCTCCATTGATGATACTTCATCGATTTCGAATTACTTGATTCCATATATTGGGCAAACTGATTTGGATAAGGCCAGCGGGAAATAA
- a CDS encoding histidine phosphatase family protein, with the protein MYRLFILIPCFFLLLGTTFSAWGAEITGSSLIKDLQKGGYILYIRHGDATVGEDQQNFSLTDCTTQRNLSVLGKEQADKYGDAIRKLNIPVQIPLEASPLCRTLQTAQIAFGTQHIKVNEFWLNIYNLGQNPSTEKINSTLQAFTNEIEQIPPTHVNRVIIAHSFPPGIGLGELASMETVILKPLGDQKGYEVIGKLTLEDLLQLAG; encoded by the coding sequence ATGTACCGATTATTCATTTTGATACCCTGTTTTTTTCTGTTGCTTGGAACAACTTTTAGTGCCTGGGGAGCAGAGATTACCGGTTCTTCTCTCATAAAAGATCTTCAAAAAGGCGGATACATCCTTTATATCCGACATGGAGATGCAACTGTAGGGGAAGATCAACAAAACTTTAGTTTAACAGATTGCACTACGCAGAGGAATTTAAGTGTTTTGGGAAAGGAACAAGCTGATAAGTATGGCGATGCTATCCGTAAATTAAACATTCCCGTCCAAATACCTTTAGAAGCAAGTCCATTATGTAGAACCCTCCAAACGGCTCAGATTGCTTTTGGTACACAACATATAAAAGTAAATGAATTCTGGTTAAACATATATAATCTCGGTCAAAACCCGAGCACTGAAAAAATAAATAGTACATTGCAAGCATTTACAAATGAAATTGAACAAATACCTCCAACTCATGTTAACAGAGTAATTATAGCTCACTCTTTTCCTCCTGGGATAGGATTAGGAGAACTCGCGAGTATGGAGACCGTAATTCTAAAACCACTGGGAGATCAAAAAGGGTATGAGGTTATTGGGAAATTGACATTAGAAGATCTTTTACAACTAGCCGGATAG
- a CDS encoding BCCT family transporter translates to MVFTITIIIVVLFAIWGAVAPAQLADVANVAYNFSIQNFGWFYLLATLFFLIFAFYLAFSRFGGIRLGDDDDEPEYSTVSWLSMLFSAGMGIGLVFWGVAEPLSHYLSAPEGAVPETTQAARLSMRYSFFHWGLHPWAIYTVIGLALAYFQFRKGYKGLISSTFIPLIGERLAAGWLGKIIDILAVIATIFGVATSLGLGALQIGGGLNYLFGIPNSTLSQIVIISIVTVLFLISATSGLDKGIKILSNTNLVIAVLLMVFVLVTGPTSFIFDTFTTTLGSYMQNIINMSLRLTPFSKETWIGAWTLFYWAWWIAWAPFVGTFIARVSRGRTIKEFVIYVMVFPSLFGFIWFSVFGGTGLHLELFNAAHLAEAVKEDTTTALFLTLEQLPLGTIIAFIATLLIMTFFITSADSATFVLGMLSSDGKLDPSTRVKLTWGIMQSAIAVVLLISGGLNGLQTASIVAALPFAVVLIGMCFSLLKALQAEDRERRQKEKRQRQKLKRLLEEQEHSLNEIPGR, encoded by the coding sequence ATGGTATTTACAATCACAATTATCATCGTTGTACTGTTTGCAATATGGGGAGCCGTCGCTCCTGCTCAGCTGGCGGATGTGGCTAATGTTGCCTACAACTTCTCTATTCAGAATTTTGGCTGGTTTTATTTGCTAGCGACACTGTTCTTCCTGATCTTTGCTTTCTATCTGGCGTTCAGCCGATTTGGCGGTATTAGGCTGGGGGATGACGATGATGAGCCGGAATATTCTACGGTTTCCTGGCTGTCCATGCTGTTTAGCGCTGGTATGGGCATTGGGCTGGTTTTCTGGGGAGTTGCTGAACCGCTGTCCCACTATTTATCTGCACCGGAGGGCGCGGTACCCGAAACAACGCAAGCAGCAAGACTTTCAATGCGTTATTCCTTTTTCCACTGGGGGCTTCATCCTTGGGCTATCTATACCGTCATCGGCTTGGCGCTCGCTTACTTCCAGTTCCGGAAAGGCTACAAAGGACTGATCAGTTCCACCTTTATTCCGCTGATCGGTGAACGTCTTGCTGCAGGCTGGCTTGGTAAGATCATTGATATTCTTGCAGTCATTGCAACGATCTTCGGTGTTGCAACCTCTCTTGGATTGGGTGCGCTTCAGATCGGTGGGGGTCTGAATTACTTATTCGGTATTCCAAACTCGACGCTGTCCCAGATTGTCATTATCTCAATTGTAACCGTACTGTTTTTGATCTCGGCAACCTCTGGTCTGGATAAAGGTATTAAGATTCTGAGCAACACCAATCTCGTTATAGCTGTGCTATTGATGGTGTTTGTATTGGTGACTGGACCGACTTCTTTTATATTTGACACATTCACGACAACCTTGGGCAGTTACATGCAGAATATTATTAACATGAGTTTGAGACTGACACCGTTCTCCAAAGAAACCTGGATTGGAGCATGGACGTTATTTTACTGGGCATGGTGGATCGCATGGGCTCCCTTTGTCGGTACTTTTATCGCAAGGGTATCCCGAGGAAGAACCATAAAGGAGTTTGTAATTTACGTCATGGTTTTTCCAAGTCTGTTCGGATTTATCTGGTTCTCCGTCTTTGGCGGAACAGGACTTCACCTCGAATTGTTTAATGCCGCCCATTTGGCGGAGGCCGTCAAAGAAGATACAACAACCGCTTTATTCCTTACACTTGAGCAGCTGCCTTTGGGTACGATCATAGCATTCATCGCTACACTTCTGATCATGACCTTCTTTATTACGTCGGCTGATTCGGCTACCTTTGTGCTGGGTATGCTGTCTTCAGATGGCAAGCTGGACCCGAGTACGAGAGTGAAATTAACCTGGGGAATCATGCAGTCCGCCATCGCGGTAGTGCTACTGATCAGCGGGGGGTTGAACGGTCTACAGACGGCCTCCATTGTGGCCGCACTGCCGTTCGCTGTTGTTCTTATTGGTATGTGTTTCTCCCTGCTCAAGGCTCTGCAAGCTGAGGACAGAGAGCGCCGTCAGAAAGAAAAACGGCAGCGCCAAAAACTGAAACGACTGCTGGAAGAACAAGAACACTCGCTGAATGAAATTCCCGGCAGGTAA
- a CDS encoding pentapeptide repeat-containing protein, producing the protein MENATFIDCTFYKCRFNDRVLQAANIVNCSFTGKLVDNTFEGIGNQKLIANFENCNLDGVRFVSCDLTQCIPPKSKNHVYVEQVSARVKNALTKIDDDPNLSEDDRKVLVRSLRRLGPMEQYIFNTTHMKKLYGDVFVERFFSSLDCNIA; encoded by the coding sequence TTGGAGAATGCTACGTTTATCGACTGTACTTTTTATAAATGTAGATTCAATGACCGGGTTTTACAAGCGGCGAATATCGTCAATTGTTCCTTTACCGGCAAGCTAGTGGATAATACGTTTGAGGGAATTGGCAACCAAAAGCTAATCGCCAATTTTGAAAACTGCAACCTTGACGGTGTTCGTTTTGTCAGTTGTGATCTGACGCAATGTATTCCGCCAAAATCCAAAAACCATGTGTATGTTGAACAGGTATCCGCACGTGTGAAAAATGCTCTGACGAAGATAGACGATGACCCTAATCTATCTGAAGATGATCGGAAAGTACTGGTACGGAGTCTGCGCAGGCTTGGGCCTATGGAACAATATATTTTTAACACAACGCATATGAAGAAATTATATGGTGATGTTTTTGTTGAACGATTTTTCAGTAGTCTGGATTGTAACATTGCGTAA
- a CDS encoding MFS transporter produces MPNKQNKKFVPSSVALIILGIIVIAANLRTPLTSVGPLVGFIRDDVHISNTLAGLITTVPLLAFAVLSPLVPKLGRRYGVERIILIALIFLTVGIVIRSLSGAVNLFIGTAILGFAIAICNVLLPSIIKRDFPNNIGSMTGVYSISMNLCGAIASGISVPLAMNAGLKWQGALGIWGILSFVSILCWLPQLRTQTKQTATTSQQMVSNDVNVWRSPLAWQVTLFMGIQSMVFYVLIAWLPEILKQQGIDSNQSGWYLSIMQLAMLPFTFIIPVIAGRMSNQRLLVVITTILLLTGTLGLLYGSSNVILLWIVILGIGGGFAFSLAMMFFGLRTENAHQAAELSGMAQSIGYLLAAIGPALIGYLHDATNSWHLPLFILLGVSVLLFIVGIGAASNRVVGSRNDYELPRKG; encoded by the coding sequence ATGCCGAATAAACAAAATAAAAAATTCGTGCCATCCTCTGTAGCGCTGATCATTCTCGGCATTATTGTTATTGCAGCTAATTTACGTACTCCCTTAACCTCAGTTGGTCCTTTAGTAGGTTTTATAAGGGATGACGTTCATATTTCAAATACATTAGCAGGCCTGATCACAACGGTACCCTTGCTTGCCTTTGCTGTGTTATCACCTCTTGTACCAAAATTAGGACGGAGGTATGGGGTTGAGCGTATCATTTTGATTGCCCTAATCTTTCTGACTGTTGGTATTGTAATACGATCTTTATCTGGCGCAGTTAATCTGTTTATTGGAACAGCGATTCTTGGATTCGCCATTGCCATATGTAATGTATTATTGCCAAGTATAATCAAAAGGGATTTCCCAAATAACATTGGTTCCATGACAGGAGTTTACTCCATTTCAATGAATTTATGTGGAGCAATCGCATCGGGAATCAGTGTACCGCTAGCCATGAACGCAGGGCTAAAATGGCAGGGAGCATTGGGAATATGGGGGATTCTCAGCTTTGTATCTATCCTCTGTTGGTTACCCCAATTAAGAACTCAAACGAAGCAAACAGCCACGACAAGTCAACAAATGGTAAGCAACGATGTGAATGTTTGGCGATCCCCGCTTGCTTGGCAAGTAACCTTGTTCATGGGTATACAGTCTATGGTTTTCTATGTATTGATCGCATGGTTGCCTGAAATTTTAAAGCAGCAAGGAATTGACTCTAACCAATCTGGATGGTACCTCTCGATCATGCAGTTAGCGATGCTTCCATTTACCTTTATTATCCCTGTTATTGCCGGGCGTATGTCTAACCAACGTTTGTTAGTGGTTATCACAACCATTTTACTTTTGACGGGGACGCTCGGACTTCTTTACGGAAGTTCTAATGTCATTCTGTTGTGGATCGTCATACTCGGAATTGGTGGAGGCTTCGCCTTTAGTTTAGCCATGATGTTTTTCGGGTTACGGACTGAAAATGCGCATCAAGCAGCAGAACTATCTGGCATGGCCCAATCGATCGGATATCTTCTTGCCGCAATCGGTCCAGCCCTTATAGGATATCTGCATGATGCAACAAATAGTTGGCACCTGCCACTTTTCATTCTTCTTGGGGTTTCCGTGTTACTATTTATAGTTGGTATAGGAGCAGCAAGTAATCGTGTTGTAGGTAGTCGAAATGATTACGAATTGCCACGGAAAGGATGA
- a CDS encoding phosphotransferase, with the protein MLSEEDYAKVAKEALQQYPIYWEKLVYLGKSDNVTFQVQTNDDHQKFLIKIHISTISIQSKGNIASELIWLEALVKDTNLVVPAPVRNLQGDLVTEISTDFSENTIMLTIHHWIHGSVLQREPTSNETENLALLMAALHRHSMQWNAPEGFNRPIYNSDHLYSSLNQLKWLVNLELISSEVFVHVEESAHKIANVIQNHKRLPSNWGVIHSDLHESNYVFYDDTPQPIDFSNCGYGFYLFDMAETFLHLSSDNRKVFISSYSKVNQLEENYVELLEAFFIWSIIRTFAFHSLNPNEQQSIAANFPSVIENYFRKYLKGEIFLLN; encoded by the coding sequence ATGCTTTCTGAAGAAGATTATGCGAAGGTGGCGAAAGAAGCTTTACAGCAATACCCAATCTATTGGGAAAAACTTGTGTATCTCGGAAAGAGTGATAATGTTACATTTCAAGTTCAGACCAACGATGATCATCAAAAGTTTCTTATCAAAATCCATATCTCAACGATTTCCATTCAATCAAAAGGGAATATCGCATCAGAGCTTATTTGGCTTGAAGCTTTGGTTAAAGATACAAATCTCGTCGTACCTGCACCGGTCAGAAATCTTCAAGGTGATCTGGTAACAGAAATCTCAACTGATTTTAGCGAAAATACAATCATGCTGACTATTCATCATTGGATTCATGGAAGCGTACTTCAAAGAGAGCCAACAAGTAATGAAACTGAAAATTTAGCTCTCTTAATGGCGGCTCTACATAGACATTCTATGCAGTGGAATGCACCTGAAGGCTTTAATAGGCCAATATACAATTCTGATCATTTATATTCATCACTTAATCAATTAAAATGGTTAGTAAATTTAGAGCTTATCTCAAGTGAAGTGTTTGTTCATGTGGAAGAGTCAGCACATAAAATAGCAAATGTGATACAAAATCATAAACGTTTGCCAAGTAACTGGGGAGTTATTCATTCTGACCTTCATGAGAGTAACTATGTATTTTATGACGATACTCCTCAACCTATAGATTTTTCGAATTGTGGCTATGGCTTTTATTTATTTGATATGGCTGAAACATTTTTGCATCTTTCATCTGATAATAGGAAAGTATTTATTTCATCGTATAGCAAAGTAAATCAACTGGAAGAGAATTATGTCGAGTTATTGGAAGCATTTTTTATTTGGTCAATCATTAGGACTTTTGCATTCCATTCTCTAAATCCAAATGAACAACAATCCATAGCGGCAAATTTTCCATCAGTTATTGAAAACTATTTTAGGAAATATCTTAAAGGAGAAATTTTTTTGTTAAACTAA
- a CDS encoding response regulator transcription factor has translation MKKILVIDDEIAIRDLIELVLRRENYDVQTAEDGKTGLQLLDSFQPDIVVLDLMLPDCSGYDLCKEITGKRAVPVIMLSAKNEVIDKVLGLELGAEDYMTKPFDNRELLARIKVILRRNESKEESSEGTELKSTRIIHEELTFDLESRRVLKNGVPVSLTAKEFKILETLLKRPDKIFTRDELLQIGWGYDFMGDSRSVDMTIMRLRKKLEDNADEPKYVRTIYGFGYQLGGGEA, from the coding sequence TTGAAGAAAATCCTAGTCATTGATGATGAAATCGCAATTCGAGATTTAATTGAGCTGGTGCTAAGGCGAGAAAACTACGATGTGCAGACCGCAGAGGACGGCAAAACGGGCTTGCAGCTGCTCGACTCTTTTCAACCCGATATAGTGGTACTTGATCTGATGCTGCCTGACTGCTCCGGATATGATCTATGCAAGGAAATCACCGGGAAACGTGCCGTTCCTGTGATCATGCTCTCAGCCAAAAACGAGGTAATCGACAAGGTGTTGGGACTCGAGCTAGGGGCGGAAGATTACATGACCAAACCCTTTGACAATCGTGAATTGCTCGCTCGGATCAAGGTGATTCTGAGAAGAAACGAGAGCAAGGAGGAATCAAGTGAAGGAACAGAATTGAAATCTACACGCATCATTCATGAAGAGCTGACATTTGATCTGGAAAGCCGCAGGGTGCTGAAAAACGGTGTACCCGTGTCTTTAACGGCCAAAGAGTTTAAAATTCTGGAAACGTTACTCAAAAGGCCAGACAAAATCTTTACCCGGGATGAGCTGCTGCAGATCGGATGGGGATATGATTTTATGGGAGACAGTCGCAGTGTGGATATGACCATCATGCGATTACGGAAGAAGTTGGAGGATAACGCGGACGAACCGAAGTATGTCAGGACGATTTATGGATTTGGCTATCAACTTGGAGGTGGCGAGGCCTGA
- a CDS encoding HAMP domain-containing sensor histidine kinase, translating into MLSFGIIIFAVNKAIDYYSFITIEKQMMEKADLSELSFREVLSQHRSSSGEPQTKEIVRLALEKLKASGKEVRIYDSSKQLLGLAVDGIIINDGKPLIFEKNIEKALNGSYAYTVTEDHLLYFATPIQDQFYENAYVYEFVEDISYFYAIMDQIRYILFVGAGGFIVLITLSSLWIARNTTKPIKLLLGAAQSFSRQEFRRVHLNRKDELGMLADGLDSMGRQLHDYIQYQKQFVSNVSHELKTPLAAIRGFSQYLVEGENENKELQKIYAHLLQESDRLTRLINELLLLSRFDKAGSNELEVETTEMNELIQEVTMNMGAKAKDKGIEIRISQVEEEPDDEGTTKVYANVNPMLMSHAIANLVDNAIKYSGSPSLIELKLEHTPSEVVIRIRDQGIGIAGDELERVQERFYRAKNASTANGSGLGLSICKEIVERFNGYIDMESQIGEGTTVTIVLPRA; encoded by the coding sequence GTGCTGTCCTTTGGCATCATCATTTTTGCGGTGAATAAAGCCATCGATTACTACAGCTTCATTACCATTGAGAAACAGATGATGGAGAAAGCGGATCTGTCCGAGTTGTCCTTCCGTGAGGTGTTATCACAGCATAGGTCATCCTCAGGAGAGCCCCAGACCAAGGAAATTGTCAGACTTGCTTTGGAGAAGCTGAAAGCTTCGGGCAAGGAAGTACGTATCTATGACAGCTCCAAGCAGTTGCTGGGCCTGGCTGTGGATGGCATCATCATTAATGATGGCAAACCTCTTATTTTCGAAAAAAATATTGAGAAAGCCCTGAACGGCAGTTATGCCTACACCGTCACGGAAGATCATCTGCTTTATTTTGCGACGCCCATTCAGGATCAATTCTACGAAAACGCTTATGTGTATGAGTTCGTGGAGGACATTTCGTACTTTTATGCGATTATGGATCAAATCCGTTATATCCTTTTTGTCGGTGCAGGCGGATTTATTGTACTGATTACGTTATCCAGTCTGTGGATTGCCCGCAACACTACCAAGCCGATTAAGCTGTTGCTTGGCGCTGCGCAAAGTTTCTCTAGACAGGAGTTTCGGAGAGTTCATCTAAACCGGAAGGATGAGCTAGGAATGCTGGCAGATGGGCTGGATTCCATGGGGCGGCAGCTTCATGATTACATTCAATACCAGAAACAATTTGTCTCCAACGTATCTCATGAGTTAAAAACACCCTTGGCAGCCATTCGTGGTTTCTCTCAATACTTGGTTGAAGGGGAGAACGAGAACAAGGAGCTGCAAAAAATCTATGCTCATCTGCTGCAGGAATCGGATCGACTGACACGCTTGATTAATGAACTGTTGTTGTTATCCCGATTCGACAAGGCTGGTTCTAACGAACTGGAAGTCGAGACAACGGAAATGAATGAACTTATTCAGGAAGTCACAATGAATATGGGAGCCAAGGCTAAGGATAAAGGTATCGAGATCAGAATCAGTCAAGTGGAGGAAGAACCAGATGATGAGGGTACGACAAAAGTTTACGCCAACGTGAATCCAATGCTGATGTCCCATGCGATCGCGAACCTTGTGGACAATGCCATCAAATATTCAGGCAGTCCATCGCTAATCGAATTGAAGTTGGAACATACGCCAAGTGAGGTAGTTATACGGATACGTGATCAAGGCATAGGCATCGCGGGCGATGAGCTGGAGCGAGTGCAGGAACGTTTTTACCGGGCGAAAAATGCAAGTACAGCGAACGGTTCAGGTCTTGGACTTTCTATTTGCAAAGAGATTGTAGAGCGGTTTAATGGATATATCGACATGGAAAGTCAAATCGGGGAAGGAACGACCGTTACGATTGTTTTGCCTCGTGCGTAG
- a CDS encoding TetR/AcrR family transcriptional regulator — protein sequence MSRPREFDVDRVLQQSMEVFWNQGFKATSYEDLTRTTGVKKQSLYCVFKDKRSLFLKALALYREQVIAKLKQIEALDSSPVDKLDTLRYSLLDDETSCQGCLIVNASLEFGTDDKQVTREAELMVEEIQLVLEKIIRSGQNQQLISNRYTSIELASYLNNTILGVRVMEKSGSSREQIETVLRTSFGMIMS from the coding sequence ATGAGCAGACCAAGAGAATTTGATGTCGATCGTGTATTACAACAGTCTATGGAAGTGTTCTGGAATCAAGGCTTCAAAGCAACTTCTTATGAGGACCTTACGCGTACTACAGGAGTCAAAAAGCAAAGTTTGTACTGTGTTTTTAAAGACAAGCGGTCGTTGTTCCTGAAGGCGCTGGCACTTTACCGTGAACAGGTTATAGCGAAACTGAAACAGATTGAAGCCCTGGATTCGTCTCCCGTTGATAAACTGGATACCTTACGATATTCCCTTTTAGACGATGAAACTAGCTGCCAAGGGTGTCTAATTGTGAATGCATCACTCGAATTCGGAACAGATGACAAGCAGGTCACACGCGAAGCTGAGCTCATGGTAGAAGAGATTCAACTGGTATTAGAGAAGATCATACGTAGTGGCCAGAATCAACAGTTAATTTCCAACCGGTATACGAGTATAGAGCTTGCATCTTATCTAAATAACACCATTCTTGGTGTGAGAGTTATGGAGAAATCAGGTTCATCCCGTGAACAGATCGAGACGGTTCTGCGTACTTCATTTGGCATGATCATGTCTTGA
- a CDS encoding TetR/AcrR family transcriptional regulator, translating to MDHTENKKIRKGSSDKRAKIMAAARDLFLSDGFDRSSVDAVAAKAGVSKRTVYDYYGDKQNLLLAVVEESSLAVLDMIEQGISDHLLEFEDLKQALILFCEQIVASANGSSDYMALIRLVMVEAANLPDSFFERLDNATEKGIIRRFTEFGQTGLLHVPDPEMATKHFAALTFLLVFNQPRKTEAFEEEQTKRIITEGVRVFLSAYGPRTV from the coding sequence ATGGATCATACGGAAAACAAGAAAATACGCAAAGGTTCTTCAGACAAAAGAGCTAAAATTATGGCGGCAGCACGAGACCTGTTTCTTTCCGATGGGTTTGATCGATCCAGCGTCGATGCGGTCGCAGCTAAAGCGGGAGTTTCCAAACGGACAGTTTATGATTATTATGGCGACAAACAGAATCTACTGCTTGCCGTTGTTGAAGAATCCAGTTTGGCGGTTCTGGACATGATTGAGCAAGGGATTTCAGATCACCTCTTGGAATTCGAGGATCTGAAGCAGGCGCTCATCTTATTTTGCGAACAAATCGTAGCTTCTGCGAACGGTTCGTCCGATTACATGGCTTTGATCCGTCTGGTTATGGTGGAAGCCGCCAACCTGCCAGACTCGTTTTTTGAAAGGCTGGATAACGCAACTGAAAAGGGGATTATCAGGAGGTTTACAGAGTTTGGACAAACCGGATTGCTCCATGTGCCCGATCCTGAAATGGCTACAAAGCACTTCGCTGCATTAACGTTTTTATTGGTATTTAATCAACCTAGAAAAACAGAGGCATTCGAAGAGGAACAAACCAAACGTATCATCACTGAAGGAGTACGCGTCTTTCTTAGTGCTTATGGACCTCGTACCGTTTAA